A genomic segment from Camarhynchus parvulus chromosome 7, STF_HiC, whole genome shotgun sequence encodes:
- the CD28 gene encoding T-cell-specific surface glycoprotein CD28: MLSGILVVLFLIPIADVTENKILVAQHPLLIVTNQTATLVCNYTYNGTGKEFRASLHKGTDSSVEVCFISWNVTKIRSNSTQEFNCQGDHDKDKVIFNLWNMNANQTDIYFCKIEVMYPPPYVYNEKSNGTVIHVKETPIQIQEPQSTIPLWILATVTGILALYSMLITAGFFNYWQKSKKRMYHQSDYMNMTPRHPPYKNKGYPSYAPTRDYTAYRSWQP; encoded by the exons AAAACAAGATTTTAGTGGCTCAGCATCCTTTGCTCATTGTAACTAACCAAACTGCAACTCTAGTTTGCAACTACACATACAATGGGACAGGGAAGGAATTTCGAGCTTCTCTACACAAAGGAACGGACAGTTCAGTTGAAGTTTGCTTTATTTCATGGAATGTAACCAAAATTAGGAGCAATTCAACTCAAGAATTCAACTGCCAGGGGGATCATGATAAAGACAAAGTCATCTTCAATCTTTGGAACATGAATGCCAACCAAACTGACATCTACTTCTGTAAAATTGAAGTCATGTATCCACCCCCATACGTCTACAATGAGAAGAGCAACGGGACTGTCATTCATGTGAAAG AGACACCCATCCAAATACAAGAGCCTCAGTCTACAATTCCTTTGTGGATTCTGGCAACAGTGACTGGCATTCTTGCACTCTACAGTATGCTAATAACAGCAGGTTTTTTTAACTATTGG CAGAAATCCAAGAAGCGTATGTACCATCAGAGCGACTACATGAACATGACTCCCCGGCACCCTCCGTACAAGAACAAGGGTTACCCGTCCTATGCACCAACGCGGGACTACACCGCCTATCGGTCCTGGCAGCCCTGA